Proteins co-encoded in one Medicago truncatula cultivar Jemalong A17 chromosome 8, MtrunA17r5.0-ANR, whole genome shotgun sequence genomic window:
- the LOC25501936 gene encoding acyl-coenzyme A oxidase 2, peroxisomal, which produces MQTLNSKSKSNNNESNSDAERRIERLSLHLNPIPHLSWNNIEMENCSRGKKLIVDTNSLSGYMRGKHREIQEKIFDYFNANPHLQTPIEISKDNHRELCMNQLLGLVREAGVKPLHYVVNDPAKYFAILEAVGSVDMSLGIKMGVQYSLWGGSVINLGTQKHKDKYYDGIDNLDYPGCFAMTELHHGSNVQGLQTLATFDPITDEFIIDTPNDGAIKWWIGNAAVHGKFATVFARLKLPNYDAKGVSDMGVHAFIVPIRDMKTHQTLPGIEIHDCGHKVGLNGVDNGALRFRSVRIPRDNLLNRFGDVSRDGKYTSTLPSVNKRFGATLGELVGGRVGLAYSSVSVLKVSATIAIRYSLLRQQFGPRDQPEVTILDYQSHQHKLMPMLASTYAFHFATTNLVEKYAQMKKSHDEELVADVHALSAGLKAYVTSYTAKSLSICREACGGHGYAAVNRFGSLRNDHDIFQTFEGDNTVLLQQVAADLLKQYQRKFQGGTLAVTWNYLRDSMNTYLSQPNPVTARWEGEDHLRDPKFQLDAFRYRTSRLLHSVAVRLRKHSKPLGDFGAWNRCLNHLLTLAESHIESVILAKFIEAVQSCPDASAQAALKLVCDLYALDRIWNDIGTYRNVDYVAPNKAKAIHKLSEYLSFQVRNIAKELVDAFDLPDHVTRAPIAKQSGAYSQYTQFVGFQ; this is translated from the exons ATGCAAACCCTAAAttcaaaatccaaatccaaCAACAACGAATCAAATTCCGATGCAGAAAGAAGAATCGAAAGACTCTCCCTACACCTAAACCCAATTCCTCATCTCTCATGGAATAACATAGAGATGGAAAATTGCAGTCGTGGGAAGAAATTAATCGTGGACACAAATTCCCTCTCAGGTTACATGAGAGGAAAACACAGAGAGATTCAAGAGAAAATTTTCGATTACTTCAACGCTAATCCACATCTTCAAACCCCTATTGAAATTTCCAAAGATAATCACCGAGAATTGTGTATGAATCAGCTTTTGGGTCTTGTTAGAGAAGCTGGAGTTAAACCTCTTcattatgttgttaatgatcCTGCTAAGTATTTTGCTATTTTGGAAGCTGTTGGTAGTGTTGACATGTCGCTTGGAATCAAAATGGGTGTTCAATATAG TCTCTGGGGTGGTTCTGTTATTAATTTGGGAACACAGAAACACAAGGATAAGTACTATGATGGTATTGACAATTTGGACTACCCGGGTTGTTTTGCTATGACTGAGCTTCACCATG GTTCAAATGTGCAGGGCCTTCAAACTCTTGCCACCTTTGATCCGATCACCGATGAATTTATTATCGATACTCCAAATGATGGTGCTATCAAATGGTGGATTGGCAATGCCGCCGTGCATGGCAAGTTTGCCACAGTTTTTGCTAGGTTGAAGTTACCTAATTATGATGCAAAAGGAGTTTCTGATATGGGTGTTCATGCTTTCATTGTTCCAATAAGGGATATGAAGACTCATCAAACACTTCCTGGAATTGAGATACATGATTGTGGCCATAAAGTTGGCCTCAATGGTGTTGATAATGGAGCTCTGAGATTCCGCTCGGTGAGAATTCCTCGAGACAACCTTCTAAACCGTTTTGGAGATGTTTCCCGTGATGGGAAGTACACAAGTACGCTTCCTTCGGTTAATAAGCGGTTCGGTGCAACTCTCGGGGAACTTGTTGGTGGTAGGGTAGGCCTTGCATATTCTTCTGTAAGCGTCCTCAAGGTGTCGGCCACTATTGCCATCAGATATTCTCTACTTCGTCAGCAATTTGGACCTCGAGACCAACCCGAAGTAACGATTCTTGACTACCAGTCTCATCAACATAAGCTTATGCCAATGCTGGCTTCAACTTATGCATTTCATTTTGCCACTACAAACTTAGTGGAGAAATACGCTCAAATGAAGAAGTCTCATGATGAAGAATTAGTTGCAGATGTCCATGCTCTCTCGGCAGGTCTGAAGGCTTATGTAACATCATATACCGCAAAGTCACTCAGCATCTGTAGGGAAGCCTGTGGAGGCCATGGTTATGCTGCTGTAAATCGGTTTGGTTCCTTGAGGAATGATCATGACATTTTCCAGACATTTGAAGGAGACAACACGGTTCTTCTTCAACAG GTTGCAGCCGATCTTTTGAAACAATACCAGAGAAAGTTCCAAGGAGGGACTTTAGCAGTGACATGGAACTACTTGAGAGATTCCATGAATACTTATCTGTCACAGCCAAATCCAGTTACTGCTAGGTGGGAAGGCGAAGACCATCTAAGGGATCCTAAATTTCAATTGGATGCTTTCAGA TACCGAACGTCTAGGTTACTTCATAGTGTTGCTGTACGACTTCGAAAGCACTCGAAACCTCTTGGGGACTTTGGTGCATGGAATAGATGCTTAAATCATCTATTGACACTTGCAGAATCACATATCGAGTCAGTCATTCTTGCTAAATTCATTGAAGCTGTGCAGAG CTGTCCTGATGCAAGTGCTCAAGCTGCTCTGAAGCTTGTCTGCGATCTTTATGCTCTTGATCGAATATGGAATGACATTGGAACCTACCGCAATGTTGATTATGTGGCTCCCAACAAAGCCAAG GCAATCCACAAACTGTCAGAATATCTAAGTTTCCAAGTGAGGAATATTGCAAAGGAGCTTGTTGATGCATTTGATCTTCCGGATCATGTAACAAGGGCACCTATTGCCAAGCAATCAGGAGCTTACTCTCAGTACACACAATTTGTGGGATTCCAATAA
- the LOC11428903 gene encoding protein ALTERED PHOSPHATE STARVATION RESPONSE 1 yields the protein MGASSSKADKNEALCLCKERKSFIEVAIDSRYDLAASHVSYIQSLRNVGIGLRRYAEAEVLVESSLSISDKTPSQTSYPSPSSPLNNVAENEVSDSPLHNESPFSTPVSTVSYMRSSGNGCVTVTLDAFGNKHVDDESNLFSPPPPPPPPPDLGASWDFFDPGEDSESFRFVVHGSEFKDCRDQWLQTGSDDPSVVSSGVEGCKQLDDGKVRQLEAPGGTVGGDINLDVVEKGDVGKSSSKKEEKNMVEKNVCTEREDPSEFITHRAKDFLSSIKDIEHRFIRASESGRDVSRLLEANKIKVGFSDAKGKSSKLALITAIQPVCCRRKTSPVFQEPVQKIISWKRTASFRSSSSRIPLASKSREDIDDSGSNFVEEFCMIAGSHSSTLDRLYAWERKLYDEVKASESIRKVYDRKCHQLRHQFAKDQGTQVIDKTRAVVKDLHSRIRVAIYSVDSISKRIEKMRDEELYPQLLELTEGLVRMWKAMLECHHAQYITISLAYHSRNTTGTLPGDARREIMTRLLEEIELFGLSFANWINSHTSYVEALNGWLQHCILLPRERTRSRRPFSPRRALAPPIFVLCRDWCAGIQALPSEELSNAIRNFLSDLHNLMEQQNDELLKKQNSANASTPPESEIKTNEDSGGESANLCCVHASLTKVLDRLTKLSEASLKMYEDIRQKSEVARTAYYNCRTIRAEKC from the exons ATGGGTGCTTCAAGTTCAAAAGCTGATAAGAATGAAGCATTGTGTTTATGTAAGGAAAGAAAGAGTTTCATTGAGGTGGCTATTGATTCTAGATATGATTTAGCTGCTTCACATGTTTCTTATATTCAATCTCTTAGAAATGTTGGTATAGGTTTAAGAAGATATGCTGAAGCTGAAGTACTTGTAGAATCTTCTTTGTCTATTTCTGATAAAACCCCATCTCAAACTAGTTACCCTTCTCCTTCATCACCTTTAAATAATGTTGCTGAGAATGAGGTTTCAGATTCACCTTTGCATAATGAAAGTCCTTTTTCAACACCTGTTTCTACTGTTAGTTACATGAGATCAAGTGGTAATGGTTGTGTTACTGTTACACTTGATGCTTTTGGTAACAAGCATGTTGATGATGAATCCAATTTGTTTTCtcctccacctccacctccacctccacctGATTTAGGTGCATCTTGGGATTTCTTTGACCCTGGAGAGGATAGTGAGAGTTTTAGGTTTGTAGTGCATGGTAGTGAGTTCAAAGATTGCAGGGATCAATGGTTACAAACTGGTTCAGATGATCCTTCAGTTGTTTCAAGTGGAGTTGAAGGTTGCAAACAATTGGATGATGGAAAAGTGAGACAGTTGGAGGCACCAGGTGGTACTGTTGGCGGTGACATAAATCTTGATGTGGTTGAAAAGGGTGATGTTGGAAAATCAAGTTCAAAGAAGGAGGAGAAGAACATGGTTGAGAAAAATGTGTGTACAGAAAGAGAGGATCCTTCAGAGTTCATCACTCACAGAGCTAAAGATTTTCTTTCGAGCATAAAGGATATAGAGCATCGGTTCATTCGAGCTTCGGAATCTGGTAGAGATGTTTCAAGGCTGTTAGAGGCAAACAAAATCAAGGTTGGATTTTCTGATGCTAAAG GGAAGTCGTCTAAATTGGCTTTGATCACGGCCATCCAGCCCGTTTGTTGCCGCAGAAAGACTTCACCCGTTTTTCAGG AACCTgtacaaaaaattattagttgGAAAAGGACGGCATCTTTTCGATCATCCTCGTCCAGGATCCCTTTGGCTTCGAAATCAAGGGAAGATATTGATGATAGTGGAAGTAACTTTGTTGAAGAGTTCTGCATGATTGCTGGAAGCCATTCGTCCACCCTTGACAGATTGTATGCATGGGAGCGAAAACTCTATGATGAAGTAAAG GCTAGTGAATCCATCAGGAAGGTCTATGATCGAAAATGTCACCAGCTTAGACATCAATTTGCAAAAGACCAAGGCACTCAAGTGATCGACAAGACCAGGGCAGTTGTGAAGGATCTGCACTCGCGAATAAGAGTGGCTATTTATTCTGTTGATTCAATAtctaaaagaattgaaaaaatgaGGGACGAAGAGTTGTATCCGCAACTTCTGGAATTAACAGAGGG ATTGGTCAGGATGTGGAAGGCTATGCTTGAGTGTCATCATGCGCAATACATCACCATTTCCTTGGCATATCATTCTAGAAACACAACAGGAACCTTGCCAGGAGATGCACGCAGAGAAATAATGACTCGGCTGCTAGAAGAAATCGAGTTATTTGGTCTGAGTTTTGCAAACTGGATTAACAGCCACACCTCATATGTGGAAGCTCTCAATGGTTGGCTGCAACACTGTATACTTTTACCAAGGGAACGTACCAGGAGCAGAAGACCgttctcccctcgtcgagctcTGGCTCCACCTATTTTTGTTCTATGCCGTGATTGGTGTGCTGGGATCCAGGCCTTACCCTCTGAAGAACTTAGTAATGCAATCAGAAACTTTTTGTCAGATCTTCACAATCTGATGGAGCAGCAAAATGATGAACTTCTTAAGAAACAGAATTCAGCTAATGCAAGCACACCACCAGAAAGCGAGATCAAAACTAATGAAGACAGCGGAGGCGAGTCTGCGAATCTGTGTTGTGTACATGCAAGTTTAACCAAGGTTCTTGATCGACTGACCAAATTATCCGAAGCATCGTTGAAGATGTATGAAGATATCAGGCAAAAAAGTGAAGTGGCTCGAACTGCATATTACAATTGCAGAACTATCAGAGCTGAAAAATGTTAA
- the LOC11426056 gene encoding putative ETHYLENE INSENSITIVE 3-like 4 protein — MVEITEEIESFDQQKEEEIDYDELKKRMWKDRILLQKLKGKGKKDDQQNQQAKDEASRRKKMSRAQDSILKYMMKIMTICKAQGFVYGIVPEKGKPVTGSSESLREWWKEQVKFSQNAPAAVSKYLPSSLLENQQELELLDPISSYMHLLYDLQDTTLGSLLSALMQHCVPPQRRFPLEIGLAPPWWPNGTEQWWGQQGGLSEQHGPPPYKKPHDLKKAWKVSVLAAIIKHLSPDVDKVRRLVTQSKTLQHKMTAKDSATWSKVMNQEQALLHLTEKCLKISEEGESSSSTKHDLNRLEKCGSTEKRKGEFDLDADFDFDKVLYSCQYAECPQSDLCMGFSDKSSRVNHESHCSYRTEQGHVPFHDFLSDDWLNMDIAGDDVNESGEIVDMTLEDYGNFWLNSMQDLELHMGVDLERDNMDLNQNPAQETTLSDEATSVWDLPYD; from the coding sequence ATGGTAGAGATAACCGAAGAAATCGAGTCCTTTgatcaacaaaaagaagaagaaatcgaTTATGACGAGCTGAAGAAGCGCATGTGGAAGGACCGAATCCTACTACAGAAGCTCAAGGGAAAAGGTAAAAAAGATGATCAACAAAACCAACAAGCAAAAGATGAGGCATCAAGAAGGAAAAAGATGTCAAGAGCACAAGATTCAATTCTCAAATACATGATGAAGATTATGACAATATGCAAAGCTCAAGGTTTTGTCTATGGTATTGTTCCAGAGAAAGGAAAACCAGTAACAGGTTCTTCAGAAAGCTTGCGTGAATGGTGGAAAGAACAAGTTAAATTCAGTCAAAATGCACCAGCTGCAGTTTCCAAATACTTACCATCATCACTCTTAGAAAATCAACAAGAGTTAGAATTATTAGATCCCATTTCATCATATATGCATTTACTTTATGACTTGCAAGATACTACTTTAGGTTCTCTTCTTTCAGCTCTAATGCAACACTGTGTACCACCACAAAGAAGATTCCCTCTTGAAATAGGTTTGGCTCCTCCATGGTGGCCTAATGGAACAGAACAGTGGTGGGGTCAACAAGGTGGTTTGTCAGAACAACATGGCCCACCACCTTATAAAAAACctcatgatttgaaaaaggcTTGGAAAGTTTCTGTGTTGGCTGCAATCATCAAACACTTGTCTCCTGATGTTGATAAAGTGAGAAGGTTAGTGACTCAATCAAAGACTTTGCAACATAAGATGACAGCTAAAGATAGTGCAACTTGGTCCAAAGTAATGAACCAAGAACAAGCTTTGCTTCATCTTACTGAAAAGTGCCTCAAGATATCAGAAGAAGGTGAAAGCTCTAGTAGTACTAAACATGATTTGAATCGCTTGGAAAAATGTGGTAGCACTGAGAAGAGAAAGGGTGAGTTTGATTTAGAtgctgattttgattttgataaggTACTATACTCATGTCAATATGCTGAGTGTCCACAAAGTGATTTGTGCATGGGATTTTCAGACAAAAGTTCAAGGGTGAACCATGAATCACACTGTTCTTACAGAACAGAACAAGGACATGTTCCCTTCCATGATTTTCTGTCAGATGATTGGTTGAATATGGATATAGCAGGGGATGATGTTAATGAGTCGGGAGAGATTGTGGATATGACATTAGAAGATTATGGTAACTTTTGGCTAAACAGCATGCAAGATCTTGAATTGCACATGGGAGTGGACTTGGAAAGAGATAACATGGACTTGAATCAAAATCCAGCGCAAGAGACCACATTAAGTGATGAAGCAACCTCAGTTTGGGACTTGCCATACGATTAA
- the LOC11438383 gene encoding type I inositol polyphosphate 5-phosphatase 5 isoform X2 yields the protein MKFRVSGTWNVGGKSPSYDLNLQDFLLVEGSADIYVLGFQEIVPLSAGNVLVIEDNEPAAKWLALISQALNTPKSDLSDSSDSGAGSKTKESKSPASLHFFQKPSLKAVRRSFRAEGSSLLKACNCPVESPSRERRRVRKFSDPMNKLDSEIHGESSMEELLSIAEIPASPGQSKYSLVSSKQMVGIFLTIWTKKELVPHIGHLRVDSVGRGIMGCLGNKGCISMSMTLHQTSFCFVCSHLASGEKEGDEVRRNSDVAEILKGIQFPRICKNPYRRAPEKIVDHDRIIWLGDLNYRVALSYEETRVLLEDNDWDTLLEKDQLNIERDAGRVFSGFKEGKIVFAPTYKYSHNSDSYAGETVKSKKKRRTPAWCDRILWRGRRIEQLSYIRGESRFSDHRPVCAVFSVGVEVRSRNNRFRKGYSYTSPRVEYEDFIPQRHSFYDY from the exons ATGAAATTCAGAGTTTCAG GAACGTGGAATGTGGGAGGAAAATCTCCAAGCTATGACCTCAACCTTCAAGATTTCTTGCTGGTAGAGGGTTCTGCAGATATATATGTCTTAGG ATTTCAGGAAATTGTTCCACTGAGTGCTGGAAATGTTCTAGTAATTGAAGACAATGAACCTGCTGCAAAGTGGCTAGCATTGATAAGTCAAGCACTAAACACACCAAAAAGTGATCTCAGCGATTCATCTGATTCAGGAGCTGGATCCAAAACAAAGGAATCAAAGTCACCAGCAAGTCTACATTTCTTTCAGAAGCCATCTCTTAAAGCTGTCCGTAGAAGTTTCAGGGCAGAAGGTAGCAGCCTCCTTAAGGCTTGCAATTGCCCTGTGGAATCTCCATCTAGAGAGCGACGTAGGGTTAGAAAATTTAGTGATCCTATGAATAAGTTAGATTCTGAGATTCACGGTGAAAGTAGCATGGAAGAATTGCTTTCAATTGCAGAAATACCAGCTTCTCCTGGTCAATCTAAATACTCTCTCGTATCAAGTAAACAAATGGTTGGAATTTTTCTCACCATATGGACTAAGAAAGAGTTAGTACCTCATATTGGCCATCTTAGAGTAGACTCTGTTGGGAGAGGAATCATGGGTTGCTTAGGTAACAAG GGGTGTATATCAATGAGTATGACGTTACATCAAACGAGCTTTTGTTTCGTATGTAGTCACTTGGCTTCTGGTGAGAAAGAAGGCGATGAGGTGAGGAGGAATTCTGATGTAGCTGAGATTCTTAAAGGCATACAATTCCCTAGGATTTGTAAGAATCCATACCGTCGAGCACCAGAAAAGATAGTGGATCATGA TCGAATAATATGGCTAGGAGATTTGAATTATAGAGTGGCTCTGAGTTATGAAGAAACAAGGGTTCTGTTGGAGGATAATGACTGGGACACTTTGTTAGAGAAAGATCAA TTGAACATAGAAAGAGATGCAGGACGAGTTTTCAGTGGCTTCAAAGAGGGAAAAATAGTGTTCGCGCCAACTTACAAGTACTCACATAATTCAGACTCTTATGCTGGTGAAACTGTTAAATCAAAGAAGAAACGCCGAACACCCGCATG GTGTGATAGGATACTATGGCGTGGTAGACGCATTGAACAATTATCATACATCCGCGGAGAATCAAGATTTTCTGACCACAGACCTGTTTGTGCTGTCTTTTCTGTGGGTGTCGAAGTAAGAAGCAGAAACAATAGGTTCAGAAAAGGATATTCCTACACAAGTCCGAGAGTTGAATATGAAGATTTCATACCTCAAAGGCATAGTTTCTACGATTATTAA
- the LOC11438383 gene encoding type I inositol polyphosphate 5-phosphatase 5 isoform X1 — MILIYYYQLTERETSPGIEGLNLCNFERPMAPENEIQSFRVFVGTWNVGGKSPSYDLNLQDFLLVEGSADIYVLGFQEIVPLSAGNVLVIEDNEPAAKWLALISQALNTPKSDLSDSSDSGAGSKTKESKSPASLHFFQKPSLKAVRRSFRAEGSSLLKACNCPVESPSRERRRVRKFSDPMNKLDSEIHGESSMEELLSIAEIPASPGQSKYSLVSSKQMVGIFLTIWTKKELVPHIGHLRVDSVGRGIMGCLGNKGCISMSMTLHQTSFCFVCSHLASGEKEGDEVRRNSDVAEILKGIQFPRICKNPYRRAPEKIVDHDRIIWLGDLNYRVALSYEETRVLLEDNDWDTLLEKDQLNIERDAGRVFSGFKEGKIVFAPTYKYSHNSDSYAGETVKSKKKRRTPAWCDRILWRGRRIEQLSYIRGESRFSDHRPVCAVFSVGVEVRSRNNRFRKGYSYTSPRVEYEDFIPQRHSFYDY; from the exons atgattttaatttattattatcaacTCACAGAAAGGGAGACTAGCCCTGGGATTGAAGGCTTAAATTTGTGCAATTTTGAAAGGCCTATGGCTCCAGAAAATGAAATTCAGAGTTTCAG GGTCTTTGTAGGAACGTGGAATGTGGGAGGAAAATCTCCAAGCTATGACCTCAACCTTCAAGATTTCTTGCTGGTAGAGGGTTCTGCAGATATATATGTCTTAGG ATTTCAGGAAATTGTTCCACTGAGTGCTGGAAATGTTCTAGTAATTGAAGACAATGAACCTGCTGCAAAGTGGCTAGCATTGATAAGTCAAGCACTAAACACACCAAAAAGTGATCTCAGCGATTCATCTGATTCAGGAGCTGGATCCAAAACAAAGGAATCAAAGTCACCAGCAAGTCTACATTTCTTTCAGAAGCCATCTCTTAAAGCTGTCCGTAGAAGTTTCAGGGCAGAAGGTAGCAGCCTCCTTAAGGCTTGCAATTGCCCTGTGGAATCTCCATCTAGAGAGCGACGTAGGGTTAGAAAATTTAGTGATCCTATGAATAAGTTAGATTCTGAGATTCACGGTGAAAGTAGCATGGAAGAATTGCTTTCAATTGCAGAAATACCAGCTTCTCCTGGTCAATCTAAATACTCTCTCGTATCAAGTAAACAAATGGTTGGAATTTTTCTCACCATATGGACTAAGAAAGAGTTAGTACCTCATATTGGCCATCTTAGAGTAGACTCTGTTGGGAGAGGAATCATGGGTTGCTTAGGTAACAAG GGGTGTATATCAATGAGTATGACGTTACATCAAACGAGCTTTTGTTTCGTATGTAGTCACTTGGCTTCTGGTGAGAAAGAAGGCGATGAGGTGAGGAGGAATTCTGATGTAGCTGAGATTCTTAAAGGCATACAATTCCCTAGGATTTGTAAGAATCCATACCGTCGAGCACCAGAAAAGATAGTGGATCATGA TCGAATAATATGGCTAGGAGATTTGAATTATAGAGTGGCTCTGAGTTATGAAGAAACAAGGGTTCTGTTGGAGGATAATGACTGGGACACTTTGTTAGAGAAAGATCAA TTGAACATAGAAAGAGATGCAGGACGAGTTTTCAGTGGCTTCAAAGAGGGAAAAATAGTGTTCGCGCCAACTTACAAGTACTCACATAATTCAGACTCTTATGCTGGTGAAACTGTTAAATCAAAGAAGAAACGCCGAACACCCGCATG GTGTGATAGGATACTATGGCGTGGTAGACGCATTGAACAATTATCATACATCCGCGGAGAATCAAGATTTTCTGACCACAGACCTGTTTGTGCTGTCTTTTCTGTGGGTGTCGAAGTAAGAAGCAGAAACAATAGGTTCAGAAAAGGATATTCCTACACAAGTCCGAGAGTTGAATATGAAGATTTCATACCTCAAAGGCATAGTTTCTACGATTATTAA
- the LOC11442350 gene encoding 2,3-bisphosphoglycerate-dependent phosphoglycerate mutase 1 isoform X2 yields MSATFILHGCWSIDVPPAVGSSRLFPKLLSPLFTYNHKLHPVLASISHSSAVDHTSSHSISHHSPTESSLILIRHGESMWNEKNLFTGCCDVPLTRKGVEEAIEAGKRITYIPVDMIFTSCLIRAQMTAMLAMTQHHQKKVPIVTHNESERATTWSQVYSERTTKQSIPVITTWQLNERMYGDLQGLNKKETAERYGKEQVHEWRRSYDISPPNGESLEMCSRRAVAYFKDFIEPQLKSGKHVLVAAHANSLRSIIMYLDRLTSQEVTSLELSTGIPLLYIYKEGKFSSRGSPVGPTETGVYAYTQSLAVYRQQLDEMSR; encoded by the exons ATGTCTGCTACTTTTATCCTTCATGGTTGCTGGAGCATTGATGTCCCTCCTGCTGTTGGATCTTCTAGATTATTCCCCAAATTACTCTCACCGCTATTTACTTACAATCATAAATTGCACCCTGTTCTTGCATCAATTTCTCACTCTTCTGCTGTTGATCACACATCATCACATTCCATTTCTCATCACTCACCAA CGGAGAGTAGTTTGATATTGATTCGTCATGGAGAGTCAATGTGGAATGAGAAGAATTTGTTCACTGGATGTTGTGATGTCCCTTTGACTAGGAAAGGAGTAGAAGAAGCCATTGAAGCTGGCAAGAGGATTACTTATATACCTGTTGATATGATTTTTACATCCTGTCTAATCCGAGCGCAGATGACTGCTATGCTTGCAATGACTCAACACCATCAAAAGAAG GTTCCTATTGTCACGCATAACGAGAGTGAACGGGCAACAACTTGGAGTCAAGTATACAGTGAAAGAACCACAAAGCAGTCCATTCCAGTTATAACAACTTGGCAGTTGAATGAAAGAAT GTACGGGGATTTACAGGGTCTTAATAAGAAGGAGACTGCAGAAAGATATGGGAAGGAACAAGTGCATGAGTGGCGTCGAAGTTATGATATTTCACCTCCCAATGGCGAGAGCTTGGAAATGTGTTCACGGAGAGCTGTTGCCTATTTCAAGGATTTT ATTGAACCACAGCTGAAATCAGGAAAGCATGTGCTGGTTGCGGCTCATGCGAACTCATTAAGGTCTATTATAATGTATCTGGACAGATTGACCTCTCAAGAG GTCACTAGTTTAGAATTGTCAACTGGTATACCGCTGCTTTACATATATAAAGAGGGGAAGTTTAGCAGTAGAGGAAGTCCTGTGGGACCTACAGAAACTGGTGTTTATGCATATACTCAG AGCTTAGCTGTTTACAGACAACAGTTGGATGAAATGTCGCGTTGA
- the LOC11442350 gene encoding 2,3-bisphosphoglycerate-dependent phosphoglycerate mutase 1 isoform X1: MSATFILHGCWSIDVPPAVGSSRLFPKLLSPLFTYNHKLHPVLASISHSSAVDHTSSHSISHHSPTESSLILIRHGESMWNEKNLFTGCCDVPLTRKGVEEAIEAGKRITYIPVDMIFTSCLIRAQMTAMLAMTQHHQKKVPIVTHNESERATTWSQVYSERTTKQSIPVITTWQLNERMYGDLQGLNKKETAERYGKEQVHEWRRSYDISPPNGESLEMCSRRAVAYFKDFIEPQLKSGKHVLVAAHANSLRSIIMYLDRLTSQEVTSLELSTGIPLLYIYKEGKFSSRGSPVGPTETGVYAYTQGLGNKRRANTNQKDLKSSNGPSAQLASVQLLISNSMHYLGPETDTHTHTHTHTHTHAHARMHVHFGISPRII, translated from the exons ATGTCTGCTACTTTTATCCTTCATGGTTGCTGGAGCATTGATGTCCCTCCTGCTGTTGGATCTTCTAGATTATTCCCCAAATTACTCTCACCGCTATTTACTTACAATCATAAATTGCACCCTGTTCTTGCATCAATTTCTCACTCTTCTGCTGTTGATCACACATCATCACATTCCATTTCTCATCACTCACCAA CGGAGAGTAGTTTGATATTGATTCGTCATGGAGAGTCAATGTGGAATGAGAAGAATTTGTTCACTGGATGTTGTGATGTCCCTTTGACTAGGAAAGGAGTAGAAGAAGCCATTGAAGCTGGCAAGAGGATTACTTATATACCTGTTGATATGATTTTTACATCCTGTCTAATCCGAGCGCAGATGACTGCTATGCTTGCAATGACTCAACACCATCAAAAGAAG GTTCCTATTGTCACGCATAACGAGAGTGAACGGGCAACAACTTGGAGTCAAGTATACAGTGAAAGAACCACAAAGCAGTCCATTCCAGTTATAACAACTTGGCAGTTGAATGAAAGAAT GTACGGGGATTTACAGGGTCTTAATAAGAAGGAGACTGCAGAAAGATATGGGAAGGAACAAGTGCATGAGTGGCGTCGAAGTTATGATATTTCACCTCCCAATGGCGAGAGCTTGGAAATGTGTTCACGGAGAGCTGTTGCCTATTTCAAGGATTTT ATTGAACCACAGCTGAAATCAGGAAAGCATGTGCTGGTTGCGGCTCATGCGAACTCATTAAGGTCTATTATAATGTATCTGGACAGATTGACCTCTCAAGAG GTCACTAGTTTAGAATTGTCAACTGGTATACCGCTGCTTTACATATATAAAGAGGGGAAGTTTAGCAGTAGAGGAAGTCCTGTGGGACCTACAGAAACTGGTGTTTATGCATATACTCAG ggaTTAGGAAATAAGCGGCGTGCTAATACAAATCAAAAAGATTTGAAATCTTCCAATGGGCCTTCAGCTCAACTGGCATCAGTTCAGCTTTTGATCTCTAACTCCATGCACTACCTAGGTCCTGAgacagacacacacacacacacacacacacacacacacacacacgcacacgCACGCATGCACGTACACTTTGGAATCTCACCACGAATTATATAG